AAAAGTCTATTTAGAATTTTGTCCAATGGCAGATAATAACAAGGGTGCGTTTTGGTTGAGCAAAGAAGAAAAAGTAATCAATCCATATTTTGGTGATGCAATGCTAACCTGTGGAGAAGTAAAACAAATAATAGAATAATAACAATTAAATTTTAAACAATGAAGAGAGTAATTTTAAGTATCGCTGTAATAGCAGCGTTAGGTTTAACAAGTTGTAAAAACGAAACCAAAAAAGAAACAGAAACTACAACAACTACTGAAATATCTAAAGATATGGCAATGAAAGAGTTGTCTTTTGGTGTAAGAGGAAATTGCGGTATGTGTAAAAGCACTATCGAAAAGGCAGCTAACGGTGTTGAAGGTGTTGCAAGTGCCAATTGGGATGTCGATAAAAAGAAAATAGATGTTTCTTTTGATGATTCGAAAACCGATGCAATGGCAATTCACAAAGCAATTGCAGCTTCAGGTTACGATACCGAAAAAGTGGCAGGTGATATAGATGCTTACGACGGTTTACCTGGGTGTTGTAAATACGACCATGAAATGGCTATGAATCAATATAGTGAAGTGAAAAAAGAAATTCATTAAAAATATTATTTTCAGACTTTAAAGGATTCGAACCATAAAACCATGAAAAACAATATCTTAAGTCAAAAAAAATAAAACAAAGCAGATAAGATAAGTATCGAATCACCTACTATAAACAACTGATATTCAGTGAAATAAAAAGAGATAAATATTAAATTTATCTCTTTTTGTGAGCCCAACGGAAGAAGTATCGAACTTTCTTCTTGAAGATTTTGAGATTATAGTGAGTTTTATGAATAGTGGAATTAAATAATAAAATTTTAATTCGGAAATAAAAAATTTGTTCATGGTTCAGTTTTTAAAACTATACTCTATGTTCAAATCTATTAGTTCAATTGTTAGTCCTAAGATAATGTTCTGATTGTAATTTTAAATTATCTCCAACTCATTCGTTGTAATCTAATTGCATTTAAGATTGCTAATAATGCTACTCCTACATCTGCAAAAACAGCTTCCCACATCGTTGCTAAACCACCTGCACCTAAAATTAAAACAATTACTTTGACCCCAAAAGCCAATATAATATTCTGGCACACTATTTTGCGAGTTGAACGGCTTATTTTAATAGCTCTAACTACCTTAGAAGGTTGATCTGTTTGAATAATGACATCTGCTGTTTCAATAGCCACATC
This genomic stretch from Tenacibaculum jejuense harbors:
- a CDS encoding heavy-metal-associated domain-containing protein, producing MKRVILSIAVIAALGLTSCKNETKKETETTTTTEISKDMAMKELSFGVRGNCGMCKSTIEKAANGVEGVASANWDVDKKKIDVSFDDSKTDAMAIHKAIAASGYDTEKVAGDIDAYDGLPGCCKYDHEMAMNQYSEVKKEIH